The Mucilaginibacter yixingensis genome window below encodes:
- a CDS encoding MFS transporter — translation MSVQPTPAHRIWSIIGGSLGNLVEWYDWYAYTAFSLYFADAFFPKGDATAKLINTALVFALGFLMRPIGGWLMGTYADRKGRKAALTLSVLLMSLGSLMIAVVPGYSSIGVAAPIVLLFARVIQGLSVGGEYGTSATYLSEMAVKKHRGFYSSFQYVTLIMGQLVALGVLVLLQRVFLTEAQLHAWGWRIPFAVGAVLAVTVMYLRRSLQESVDLKKQGSEQRGTLKALAQHPKATLLVVGLTLGGTVAFYTFTTYMQKFLVNTSGFSKGDATLISTLTSVLFMLLQPAFGWLSDRIGRKPLLIGFGLLGTLGTVPIMTGIASTHSFWPAFCLLMLALVIVSGYTSINAVVKAELFPAHVRALGVGFPYAIAVSIFGGTAEYIGLSFKQNHHESWFYWYVTGCIAVSLLVYVFMSDTKKYSKIGD, via the coding sequence ATGTCTGTACAGCCAACTCCTGCACATCGTATCTGGTCTATTATCGGCGGCTCGCTGGGTAATCTGGTGGAGTGGTATGATTGGTATGCTTACACCGCCTTTTCGCTTTATTTTGCCGATGCTTTTTTCCCTAAGGGCGATGCCACGGCCAAGCTGATCAACACTGCACTGGTATTTGCGTTAGGTTTTTTAATGCGACCGATAGGCGGTTGGTTAATGGGGACTTATGCCGATAGAAAAGGCCGCAAAGCCGCGCTCACTTTATCTGTACTGTTGATGAGTTTAGGATCATTAATGATTGCCGTTGTGCCAGGATACAGCAGTATTGGCGTCGCTGCGCCCATCGTTTTACTATTCGCCCGTGTGATACAAGGACTAAGCGTAGGCGGCGAATACGGCACCAGCGCTACTTACCTGAGCGAGATGGCCGTAAAGAAACATCGTGGATTTTACTCCAGTTTTCAATACGTTACGCTGATTATGGGGCAACTGGTGGCCCTGGGCGTATTGGTGCTGTTGCAACGCGTTTTTCTGACCGAAGCTCAACTGCATGCCTGGGGCTGGCGCATTCCGTTTGCGGTAGGCGCGGTGCTGGCCGTAACGGTGATGTATTTACGCCGAAGTTTGCAGGAGTCGGTTGATTTGAAAAAGCAGGGAAGCGAACAACGCGGTACGTTAAAAGCGCTGGCACAGCACCCTAAAGCTACGTTGCTGGTTGTGGGTTTAACGCTGGGCGGCACTGTTGCATTCTACACGTTTACCACTTACATGCAAAAATTCCTGGTCAATACGTCGGGTTTTAGTAAGGGTGACGCTACGCTGATATCAACCTTAACTTCGGTGCTGTTTATGCTGCTGCAGCCTGCGTTTGGCTGGTTATCCGATAGGATCGGTCGCAAGCCACTGCTCATCGGTTTTGGTTTGCTGGGCACCTTGGGCACAGTGCCCATTATGACGGGCATAGCATCGACACACAGCTTTTGGCCTGCTTTCTGTTTGCTGATGCTGGCATTGGTTATTGTTAGTGGCTATACTTCTATCAACGCGGTGGTTAAGGCCGAGTTGTTTCCGGCTCATGTGCGTGCGCTGGGCGTAGGCTTTCCGTATGCTATTGCGGTGTCTATATTTGGTGGTACGGCAGAGTATATTGGCTTATCATTTAAGCAAAACCACCACGAAAGTTGGTTTTACTGGTACGTAACCGGATGTATTGCGGTATCACTGCTGGTGTATGTGTTTATGAGCGATACGAAGAAGTATTCGAAGATTGGGGATTGA
- a CDS encoding TonB-dependent receptor gives MDVKNMGLKKTLSMLEKKSNVRVLYSEENLPDAVQVTMDVKDMALPDVLKEILKNTELKSQILDNGLVVIVPKGTEVKDLRVRGRVIDDKGSPLPGVSVRVEGTQFGTTTDANGNYQLTVQNGAKLTFSFLGYANQTITVGNQDQTINVTLKETQGGKQLNEIVVVGYGTQSKRAVTGSIASVKYDNFKDRSNSNVTQSLAGQLPGVSITQAQGAPGSLPIIKIRGTSSITAGTNPLYVVDGLPLENFNLNYINPQDIESVDVLKDASSTAIYGSRGANGVVIVTTKLGKVGQTNVNATVEYGVQDVTRRVKMMDAQQYIQYYVDAHNNAWVASGPGRLATDPNSVRTSAYKIPDDFTTNPGQFGAGTDWQSVMFRSAPLQNAQLSVSGGTEKTQFMFSGGFLNQTAVLDANYYKRLSLRSNIKHKISDHFTIGSNLAFTGIFDRTDGTAGKSDVVSLGLQSDPFLPVYTETGSLGFRDPASVWYRFLPYSDIIEWHPYSLTRQIDEKNKSFNTLATGYLEYKIIDGLKARTSINANLYNNTFNSYANAGQAYGYSAVLPAQGVVRNAYSLNWLSENTLTYDKTFGKHTLNVLLGYTAQHQRDEASNLTSNNFPNDLVHTLNAGTVSSGSSTASEWSMVSFLGRVNYNYMNRYFLSAAVRRDGSSRFGPNSKWGYFPSASAGWLISDEDFMKDQQFVSNLKLRASYGLAGNNQIPNYGPVSLLGASNYVSGGTLASGLNVVNLPNDGLRWEKTAQFNLGVDIGLLQNRINLTAEFYNSVTKDLLLNVPVPDITGFSTLLTNIGKVRNRGFEFSLSSRNLVGDFKWTTDFNLSLNRNKVLQLGPGNAPLLFTDFVVQVKTEVGQPVSNFYGYVFDGVYKNQAQIDATPHVAGTTPGEPIVRDVNGDGKIDAKDQTTIGNAQAKFGSAITNTFSFKGFDLGIMVQGSFGGQITNQLTRYLGIWNGGRNAYADVANYWRSESNPGDGIHFKPSINPTAMEQAFSTYWVESATWVRLKNIRLGYTLPQTWVKHTPAKGIRVYVNAENVHLWSKYKNFDPENTTYPATTPSTSGNPSGAFYGVDYGSYPVPRIITFGAKVDF, from the coding sequence ATGGATGTGAAAAATATGGGGCTGAAAAAGACACTGTCGATGCTGGAGAAAAAGAGCAATGTACGCGTGCTTTACAGCGAGGAAAACCTGCCAGACGCGGTTCAGGTAACCATGGACGTAAAAGACATGGCCCTGCCTGATGTTTTGAAAGAGATACTGAAAAACACCGAATTAAAAAGCCAGATACTGGATAACGGCCTGGTAGTTATTGTACCCAAAGGCACCGAGGTGAAAGATCTTCGTGTACGCGGACGGGTAATTGACGACAAAGGCTCACCACTGCCTGGCGTATCCGTTAGGGTAGAAGGAACCCAGTTTGGCACCACTACAGACGCCAATGGTAACTATCAGCTTACCGTGCAAAACGGCGCAAAACTGACATTCTCATTCCTTGGTTATGCTAACCAAACCATTACCGTTGGCAATCAGGATCAAACCATTAACGTAACACTGAAAGAAACTCAGGGTGGCAAACAGCTGAACGAGATTGTGGTAGTTGGTTACGGTACCCAAAGCAAACGCGCGGTAACCGGTTCAATCGCCTCAGTTAAGTATGATAACTTTAAAGACCGCTCTAACAGCAACGTTACCCAATCGCTGGCCGGTCAGTTGCCGGGTGTAAGCATTACCCAGGCACAAGGTGCGCCGGGCTCGTTGCCTATCATCAAAATTCGTGGTACCAGTTCAATTACCGCAGGCACCAACCCGCTGTATGTGGTAGATGGTTTACCGCTGGAAAACTTTAACCTTAACTACATCAACCCGCAAGATATCGAGTCGGTTGACGTGTTGAAAGATGCTTCATCAACCGCCATCTACGGTTCGCGCGGTGCTAACGGTGTTGTTATCGTAACCACTAAGCTGGGTAAAGTGGGCCAAACCAACGTAAACGCTACGGTTGAGTACGGCGTGCAGGATGTTACCCGTCGCGTTAAAATGATGGATGCGCAGCAGTATATTCAATACTATGTTGATGCACACAATAATGCATGGGTGGCTTCTGGTCCTGGTCGTTTGGCTACAGACCCTAACAGCGTGCGTACCTCGGCCTATAAAATCCCTGATGATTTTACCACCAATCCGGGCCAGTTTGGCGCCGGTACTGATTGGCAAAGCGTAATGTTCCGCTCGGCGCCATTGCAAAACGCACAGCTTTCGGTGTCTGGCGGCACAGAGAAAACTCAGTTTATGTTTTCTGGTGGTTTCCTGAACCAAACTGCGGTGCTGGATGCCAACTACTACAAACGCCTGTCGCTGCGCAGCAACATCAAGCATAAAATTTCAGATCATTTTACCATTGGTAGCAACCTGGCCTTTACCGGTATTTTTGACCGTACAGATGGTACTGCAGGTAAGAGCGACGTAGTGAGCTTGGGCTTACAGAGCGATCCGTTCCTGCCGGTTTATACCGAAACAGGTAGTCTGGGTTTCCGCGATCCGGCGTCAGTTTGGTATCGTTTCCTGCCTTACTCAGATATTATTGAGTGGCACCCATACTCGCTTACCCGCCAGATTGACGAGAAAAATAAATCATTCAACACGCTGGCTACCGGTTACCTGGAATATAAAATTATTGACGGCCTGAAAGCCAGAACCAGCATCAACGCCAACCTGTATAACAATACTTTTAACTCTTATGCCAACGCTGGTCAGGCTTATGGTTATTCGGCTGTATTACCGGCACAGGGTGTAGTTAGAAATGCTTACTCGCTAAACTGGTTGAGTGAGAACACGCTGACTTACGATAAAACCTTCGGCAAGCACACACTGAACGTATTGCTGGGTTATACCGCCCAACATCAGCGCGATGAGGCCAGTAACCTTACCTCAAACAACTTCCCTAATGATTTGGTGCACACGCTAAACGCGGGTACTGTTAGCTCGGGCAGTTCTACCGCTTCAGAATGGTCAATGGTATCATTCCTGGGCAGGGTGAATTATAACTACATGAACAGGTATTTCCTGTCGGCCGCCGTTCGTCGTGATGGTAGCTCGCGCTTCGGCCCGAACAGTAAATGGGGTTACTTCCCGTCAGCATCAGCCGGCTGGTTGATCTCTGATGAGGACTTTATGAAAGATCAGCAATTTGTATCAAACCTTAAACTACGTGCCAGCTATGGTTTGGCCGGTAACAACCAGATCCCTAACTATGGTCCGGTGAGTTTGCTGGGTGCATCTAACTATGTATCAGGCGGCACATTGGCCAGCGGTTTGAATGTGGTTAACCTGCCTAACGATGGCCTGCGCTGGGAAAAAACAGCACAGTTTAACCTAGGTGTTGATATAGGCTTACTGCAAAATCGCATCAACTTAACGGCAGAGTTCTACAACTCGGTAACTAAAGACTTGCTGCTGAACGTACCTGTGCCAGATATTACCGGTTTCTCAACCTTACTAACCAATATTGGTAAAGTACGCAACCGTGGTTTTGAGTTCAGCTTATCCAGCCGCAACCTGGTGGGCGATTTTAAATGGACAACAGATTTTAACCTGTCGCTTAACCGCAACAAAGTGTTGCAGCTAGGTCCGGGCAATGCGCCGCTGTTGTTTACAGATTTTGTGGTACAGGTTAAAACAGAAGTTGGCCAGCCGGTATCAAACTTCTATGGCTATGTATTTGATGGCGTGTATAAAAATCAGGCACAAATTGACGCTACGCCACACGTAGCCGGTACTACTCCTGGCGAGCCAATTGTACGTGATGTTAACGGCGATGGTAAAATTGACGCTAAAGATCAAACTACCATTGGCAATGCACAAGCCAAATTCGGTTCGGCTATCACCAATACTTTTAGCTTTAAAGGCTTTGATCTGGGCATTATGGTGCAAGGCTCATTCGGCGGACAGATCACTAACCAGTTAACCCGTTATTTGGGCATCTGGAACGGTGGTCGTAATGCTTATGCCGATGTTGCCAATTACTGGCGCTCAGAGTCCAACCCAGGCGATGGTATTCACTTTAAACCATCTATCAACCCAACCGCTATGGAGCAGGCTTTCTCTACCTATTGGGTAGAAAGCGCTACCTGGGTTCGCTTAAAAAATATCAGGCTGGGCTATACCTTGCCGCAAACCTGGGTTAAACATACCCCGGCTAAAGGCATCAGGGTATATGTAAACGCAGAGAACGTGCATCTGTGGAGCAAATACAAAAACTTCGACCCGGAAAACACCACATACCCTGCAACCACGCCATCTACCAGCGGTAACCCGTCTGGCGCGTTCTACGGGGTTGACTATGGTTCATATCCGGTGCCGCGCATCATCACATTTGGAGCTAAAGTTGATTTTTAA
- a CDS encoding RNA polymerase sigma factor produces MEKPHLDLNSIVYRIAMHSDEQAYRLLFDQLYNRLKCFAASILKSKELGEEIACDTLFSLWSNRTKLTAISNVKVYAYVIAKNKALNELKKISGSRVSLSDDIDVDISFHNLTPEQVLINEELKKTIEQVVNNLPPRCKLVFQLVKEDNLSYKEVAEILDISVKTVDAQLVTAVKRIAAVVKKEYNLIR; encoded by the coding sequence ATGGAAAAGCCTCATCTTGACCTAAATTCTATTGTTTACAGGATTGCCATGCACAGCGATGAGCAGGCATACCGGCTTTTGTTTGACCAGTTGTACAACCGGCTCAAATGCTTTGCTGCGTCTATCCTGAAATCAAAAGAGTTGGGTGAGGAAATAGCCTGCGATACTCTTTTTTCCCTCTGGAGCAATCGTACTAAGCTCACCGCTATTAGTAATGTAAAGGTTTACGCCTATGTTATCGCCAAAAACAAAGCGCTAAACGAGCTGAAGAAAATTTCGGGTAGCCGCGTATCACTTTCGGATGATATCGATGTAGACATCAGTTTCCATAACCTTACCCCCGAGCAGGTTTTAATAAACGAAGAACTCAAAAAAACCATAGAGCAGGTAGTTAACAACCTGCCGCCACGCTGCAAGCTGGTTTTTCAGTTGGTGAAAGAAGATAACCTGAGCTACAAAGAAGTAGCCGAAATCCTCGATATCTCCGTAAAAACAGTAGATGCGCAGCTGGTTACCGCTGTTAAGCGCATCGCCGCGGTGGTAAAAAAGGAGTACAATCTTATCCGCTAA
- a CDS encoding retroviral-like aspartic protease family protein: protein MIKINTIRIALLLTLSLSLTLHASAQKKVPVIAATSSQSMIYDGMIKMPWALDPKVKRDVYYVNVPHRKNKISLVTDQGKVSFNTTYGNDYDLVVVLNSKDSCHVRISAKDDPATKALLPGGSFPDTIPFTLRGSRIYLQGLLNGRDTVSIQFDTGAGMACVSKASSERLNLAFGGKTVLSNSQGVNEVRKSANNNLTIGHLNFKGISLIETGNMQPGEDLIIGYNFLRHKIIEIDYDKQLFIVHDKLPAHAKTYSKQPLINRLSLKTRIVQNGKKYAFWVGMDTGRDGTMLIGQEFTEQPGVWNNLKELTMLNGRKIIRLDATVGGVTFKDIVTNAADPTKPAARKTGTYFGNVILNHFNWIIDNINGYIYLKPNGRINEPYSNFSSYETEMKKIKQQ, encoded by the coding sequence ATGATCAAGATCAACACCATTAGAATTGCCCTGTTATTAACGCTGAGTTTAAGCTTGACTTTGCATGCATCTGCACAAAAGAAAGTCCCTGTTATAGCAGCCACCAGCAGCCAATCTATGATCTATGACGGAATGATAAAAATGCCATGGGCGTTAGACCCCAAGGTAAAACGCGATGTTTATTATGTAAACGTTCCGCACCGTAAAAACAAGATCTCACTCGTTACAGATCAAGGCAAGGTCAGCTTTAATACTACCTACGGTAATGATTACGATCTGGTGGTGGTGCTTAACAGTAAAGATAGCTGCCATGTACGCATCAGCGCCAAAGATGATCCCGCAACCAAAGCCTTGTTGCCCGGCGGGTCATTTCCAGATACTATCCCGTTTACATTAAGAGGATCGAGGATTTATTTACAAGGGCTGCTTAATGGGAGAGATACGGTGAGTATACAGTTTGATACAGGCGCTGGTATGGCCTGCGTAAGTAAAGCATCGTCTGAAAGGTTAAACCTTGCTTTCGGTGGCAAAACCGTTTTGAGTAATTCACAAGGAGTTAATGAGGTGCGTAAAAGCGCCAATAATAATCTAACTATTGGTCATCTTAATTTTAAAGGAATCTCATTGATTGAAACAGGCAATATGCAGCCCGGAGAAGATCTGATTATCGGTTATAATTTTTTACGCCATAAGATTATTGAAATTGATTATGACAAGCAATTGTTTATTGTGCACGATAAGTTACCCGCTCATGCAAAAACCTACAGCAAACAACCACTGATTAACAGGCTGAGTCTGAAAACGCGTATAGTGCAAAATGGGAAAAAGTATGCATTTTGGGTTGGTATGGATACCGGGCGCGACGGTACCATGCTGATAGGGCAGGAGTTTACAGAACAACCCGGCGTGTGGAATAACCTTAAAGAACTGACCATGCTGAACGGACGCAAGATTATCAGGCTCGATGCCACCGTTGGGGGCGTAACGTTTAAAGACATTGTAACCAACGCTGCAGACCCAACAAAGCCCGCAGCCCGCAAAACCGGAACCTACTTTGGCAATGTGATCCTTAATCATTTCAACTGGATTATAGATAATATTAACGGCTACATTTATCTGAAACCCAACGGCCGCATTAATGAGCCTTACTCTAATTTTAGTAGCTATGAAACTGAAATGAAGAAAATAAAACAGCAATGA
- a CDS encoding glycosyl hydrolase family 28 protein, giving the protein MKKLILLFAGLCQASLFAFADADKPSAPVVAPGTVSAGGAAIVWDKPDNYSNITRYHVLLNGKDIAVTSRCNYRFTGLKPSASYTCAVKAESKGGKLSAAGTTAKFSTLQQGKTLNVVNFGAKGDDATLNTKAIQKAIDECPAGGTVLIPAGTFLSGALYLKSHMTLEVAKGGVLKGSTHEADYLPFYNNRFEGWEMKTYASLINAGVMNHNGGYAVEQLSIRGEGTIRGGGTPLAKEMIDKAGLRGRGRLFCLMNCKDVELQGLNIENSPCWTIHYIYSKGVTCHDLNIVSTAHNGDGLDPDSSDDSYIFNCTFSTGDDCIAIKSGKNPEGYTIGKPTRNVRITDCDFVKGHGISIGSEMSGGVSGVLVRDCKAGPLLHGMQIKGTKDRGGYVKDVTVMDCALQQITIFSAVNYNNDGAAAPVLPTFENFTFKNIDLTGASGKEPAIDINGFKDPQHKLKDAVFGGIKLADNAKVSVKDAENVSFSDVKTVNGGKPVYDVKDSEKVLN; this is encoded by the coding sequence ATGAAAAAACTGATACTACTTTTTGCCGGCTTATGCCAGGCCAGCCTTTTTGCGTTTGCTGATGCTGATAAACCTTCTGCTCCGGTTGTTGCCCCTGGCACCGTTTCTGCCGGTGGCGCAGCCATAGTGTGGGATAAGCCAGATAACTACAGCAACATCACCCGCTACCATGTGCTGTTAAACGGTAAAGACATTGCTGTAACCTCAAGGTGCAATTACCGTTTTACCGGCCTTAAACCATCGGCAAGCTATACTTGCGCTGTTAAGGCCGAAAGCAAAGGAGGCAAATTATCCGCCGCAGGTACAACTGCTAAATTTAGCACTCTGCAACAGGGCAAAACATTAAACGTAGTAAATTTCGGCGCCAAGGGCGATGACGCTACCCTGAATACCAAAGCCATCCAGAAAGCGATAGATGAATGCCCAGCAGGCGGTACTGTGCTTATCCCCGCTGGCACTTTTTTGAGCGGCGCCTTATACTTGAAAAGCCACATGACCTTAGAGGTGGCCAAAGGCGGTGTACTGAAAGGCAGCACTCATGAGGCCGACTACCTGCCTTTTTACAACAACCGTTTTGAAGGCTGGGAGATGAAAACCTATGCCAGTTTGATCAATGCCGGGGTAATGAACCACAACGGCGGTTACGCTGTGGAGCAACTCTCTATCCGCGGCGAGGGCACCATTCGTGGCGGCGGCACCCCACTGGCTAAGGAGATGATTGACAAAGCCGGCTTACGCGGTCGCGGCAGACTATTTTGTTTGATGAACTGTAAGGATGTGGAACTACAAGGCCTCAACATTGAAAACTCTCCTTGCTGGACCATCCATTACATCTACAGTAAAGGCGTTACCTGTCATGATCTGAACATTGTAAGCACCGCCCATAACGGCGACGGTCTCGATCCTGACTCATCTGACGATAGCTATATTTTCAATTGTACTTTTTCTACCGGTGATGATTGCATCGCTATCAAATCGGGCAAAAACCCCGAAGGCTACACTATTGGCAAACCAACCAGAAACGTGCGCATTACCGATTGCGATTTTGTGAAGGGCCACGGCATCTCTATCGGCAGCGAAATGTCTGGCGGGGTGAGCGGTGTGCTGGTGAGAGACTGCAAAGCCGGTCCGCTGCTGCATGGTATGCAGATTAAGGGCACTAAAGACCGCGGAGGTTATGTAAAAGATGTAACCGTAATGGATTGCGCCCTGCAGCAAATCACCATCTTCTCGGCAGTAAATTACAATAACGATGGCGCCGCTGCACCGGTGTTGCCGACATTCGAGAATTTCACTTTTAAGAACATTGATCTAACCGGCGCATCAGGCAAAGAACCGGCCATTGATATCAACGGATTTAAAGATCCGCAGCATAAACTCAAGGACGCAGTCTTCGGAGGCATCAAACTGGCAGATAACGCCAAGGTTTCTGTAAAAGATGCAGAGAATGTTTCTTTTTCTGATGTGAAAACGGTGAATGGCGGAAAACCGGTTTATGATGTAAAAGATAGCGAGAAGGTACTTAATTAA
- a CDS encoding FecR family protein, with protein sequence MSENRILELLARKMANEATEDELSELQYLLNMYPDGLYYEEIFNQLWVKHHDADADAQLDAAYLLHRIKHPEAFQSDEEEEEITADASPRGYKRMLMLASVFLCVLLLGGLTWYGFYGREQTVGSTEIFAGKGIRKRVTLPDGTKVWLNCNSRLSFNDDLKTGASRIVHLEGEAFFDVTKNKHRPFIIYTKKFSIKVLGTAFNVKAYPGEKHTEATLIRGLIELTVADAQKQKILLRPNEKFTLTDTHTGSIFPDTAHTRNLSIEGVKPVEIHSQKYIEETSWVDNKLIFKNESFEELLPKLERWYNVSISVQNTKLDSCHFTGVFQDESLDQALQALQLIKPFKYEKNYDEVTIK encoded by the coding sequence ATGTCTGAAAACAGGATATTGGAATTGCTGGCCCGTAAAATGGCCAATGAGGCAACCGAAGACGAGTTGAGCGAATTGCAATATTTGCTCAACATGTATCCTGATGGGCTTTATTACGAGGAGATCTTTAATCAGCTTTGGGTAAAACATCACGATGCTGATGCCGACGCACAACTGGATGCCGCTTACCTGCTGCACCGTATCAAACACCCGGAAGCTTTCCAATCTGATGAAGAAGAGGAAGAAATAACGGCAGATGCATCGCCGCGTGGCTACAAACGGATGCTGATGCTGGCATCTGTATTTCTGTGTGTGTTGCTGCTGGGTGGTTTAACCTGGTACGGCTTTTATGGCCGGGAGCAAACGGTTGGCTCTACAGAAATTTTTGCCGGCAAGGGCATCCGCAAGAGAGTTACTTTGCCCGATGGTACCAAGGTTTGGCTAAACTGCAATAGTCGTTTAAGTTTTAATGACGATCTGAAGACTGGCGCCAGCCGCATTGTGCATCTGGAAGGGGAGGCCTTTTTTGATGTTACCAAGAACAAGCATCGCCCATTCATTATCTACACTAAAAAATTCTCTATCAAAGTACTGGGTACGGCCTTCAATGTAAAAGCTTACCCTGGTGAGAAACATACGGAAGCCACGCTGATCCGTGGCCTGATAGAATTGACCGTGGCCGATGCCCAAAAGCAAAAAATCCTACTGAGACCGAACGAGAAATTTACGCTGACCGATACGCACACAGGCTCTATTTTTCCTGATACTGCGCATACCCGCAACCTGTCTATCGAGGGGGTAAAGCCGGTTGAAATTCACAGTCAGAAATACATCGAAGAAACATCATGGGTAGATAACAAGCTCATCTTCAAAAATGAGTCGTTTGAAGAGTTGCTGCCCAAACTGGAACGCTGGTATAACGTTAGCATCAGCGTGCAAAATACAAAACTGGACAGCTGCCACTTTACCGGCGTTTTCCAGGATGAAAGCCTAGACCAGGCGCTACAGGCACTCCAATTAATTAAACCATTTAAATACGAGAAAAACTATGACGAAGTGACGATTAAATAA
- a CDS encoding helix-turn-helix domain-containing protein, whose amino-acid sequence MSRLLAIRQQQNLTQEELCERSGISVRTIQRIEAGTQPQGFTLKALAKALGISESELVGKQETPTIADTKWMKLINFSALPFMFLPPLNIAAPLLIMFLKKEFNPVTKRLVTIQILWTLLAAVLCLMVVILNDWFAIRSKYMVLIPVVWLAVNIFIILRNAVSIAQNQTLRVDLSFSLI is encoded by the coding sequence ATGTCACGATTATTGGCCATCAGGCAGCAACAAAACCTAACCCAGGAAGAATTATGTGAAAGATCGGGCATTTCCGTGCGTACTATCCAACGTATTGAGGCGGGCACCCAGCCTCAGGGATTTACGTTAAAGGCATTGGCTAAAGCATTAGGGATTTCCGAAAGTGAGTTGGTTGGCAAACAAGAAACCCCCACTATTGCAGATACAAAATGGATGAAGCTGATCAATTTTTCGGCCTTGCCGTTCATGTTTCTCCCGCCTTTAAATATTGCTGCTCCGTTGCTCATTATGTTTTTGAAAAAGGAATTTAATCCGGTGACGAAAAGGCTGGTAACTATACAGATCTTATGGACACTGTTGGCCGCTGTATTATGTTTGATGGTGGTGATACTGAATGACTGGTTTGCCATCAGAAGTAAATATATGGTACTGATTCCTGTGGTATGGTTGGCGGTCAATATCTTTATTATCCTTCGCAATGCTGTTTCAATAGCCCAAAATCAAACGCTGCGGGTGGATCTGAGTTTTAGCCTGATATAG